From the Gallaecimonas kandeliae genome, one window contains:
- a CDS encoding aminotransferase class V-fold PLP-dependent enzyme, whose translation MGEQSLPCQSEIYLDANATTPVMPASVSAVQEVMQDLFGNPSSPHMTGLRAKHLMESTRTLARQVLGAKDGHLIFTSGATEGIQTAVVSALSAVKADNALLSRPRKLLLFGATEHKAVPNTLKHWNQLLGIDAEVVAIPVNQQGLLDLDFIREHAGDALMICTMAVNNETGARQDLKAVEEAIRSQNPQCLWMVDCVQGLGKMSLALSQTSIDYAPFSGHKLYAMKGIGMLYVRQGAPFSPFIAGGGQEKGLRSGTENLPGIASLKPVLEALLDPEHQSFRAVATLEAFRAQLAGALQQAFPGLVFNNDFAVSVPTTLNFAVKGFASKELLDLFDAANIRVSSGSACSSGATRSFVLDAMGLPAWQSEAAVRLSFGPAMTQEQVDQACVRILEAAEALKHSCRHPQQAHTDEKIQGLVQLKSGADCCYLLVAGDQCVIVDPVSPLTERLVQIIQCQDLKVIAILDSHGHGDHQSAAPQLRARLGGSLEEQQVDHLGWPRHAAQGPLGLPALKLGEQWLSRLPTPGHTDDAVALLLSKGSAIKAAFVGDTVLHGGLGRTDFPSSDAHALFHSLRLLAEKMPAKALLLPAHDYDNLLFTSFEAEQRNNPLLAEVLAPVSTLDEDTFAARKTALDDALECPQSASEIRCGVTLTDRALRPEQELSLEDLERMQSPLLVDVRESHEHHLQHLGGDASAPLSRLAQYLLEQEEDKPLICYCRSGSRSQVAALALTRLGRQAYHLKGGVALNR comes from the coding sequence ATGGGCGAGCAGTCCCTTCCTTGCCAAAGCGAGATTTACCTGGATGCCAATGCCACTACACCTGTAATGCCGGCTTCGGTCAGCGCCGTACAGGAGGTCATGCAGGATCTTTTCGGCAACCCCAGCTCACCCCATATGACTGGCCTAAGGGCCAAGCACCTGATGGAAAGCACCCGCACCCTGGCCCGCCAGGTGCTGGGTGCCAAAGACGGTCACCTGATCTTCACCTCAGGCGCCACCGAAGGCATACAGACAGCCGTGGTCTCAGCCCTGTCCGCCGTCAAGGCCGACAATGCCCTGCTCAGCCGCCCCCGCAAGCTGCTGCTTTTCGGCGCCACAGAGCACAAGGCCGTGCCCAACACCCTCAAGCACTGGAACCAGCTGCTGGGCATCGATGCCGAGGTGGTGGCCATTCCCGTCAACCAGCAAGGCCTGCTGGATCTGGACTTCATCCGCGAACATGCCGGCGACGCCCTGATGATCTGCACCATGGCGGTCAACAATGAGACCGGGGCCCGCCAGGATCTCAAGGCGGTGGAAGAAGCCATCCGCAGCCAGAACCCTCAGTGCCTGTGGATGGTCGATTGCGTCCAGGGTCTCGGCAAGATGTCCCTGGCGCTCAGCCAGACCAGCATCGACTATGCCCCCTTCTCCGGGCACAAGCTCTACGCCATGAAGGGCATCGGCATGCTCTACGTGCGCCAGGGCGCGCCCTTCTCCCCCTTTATCGCCGGTGGCGGCCAGGAAAAGGGTCTGCGTTCTGGCACCGAGAACCTGCCGGGCATCGCTTCCTTGAAGCCGGTCTTGGAGGCCCTGCTGGACCCTGAGCACCAGAGCTTCAGAGCCGTGGCCACCCTGGAGGCCTTCCGGGCCCAGTTGGCCGGGGCCCTGCAGCAGGCTTTTCCCGGCCTGGTGTTCAACAACGACTTTGCGGTGAGCGTGCCCACCACCCTCAACTTCGCGGTCAAGGGCTTTGCCTCCAAGGAACTGCTGGATCTCTTCGACGCCGCCAACATCCGCGTGTCCAGCGGCTCGGCCTGTTCTTCGGGCGCCACCCGCTCCTTCGTGCTGGACGCCATGGGGCTGCCGGCCTGGCAAAGCGAAGCGGCGGTGCGCCTCTCCTTCGGCCCGGCCATGACCCAGGAGCAAGTCGACCAGGCCTGCGTTCGGATCCTGGAGGCAGCGGAAGCCCTCAAGCATTCCTGCCGCCACCCGCAGCAGGCCCATACCGACGAGAAGATCCAGGGGCTGGTGCAGCTGAAAAGCGGGGCCGACTGCTGTTACCTGTTGGTGGCCGGCGACCAGTGCGTCATCGTCGACCCTGTCTCCCCCCTGACCGAGCGGCTGGTGCAGATCATCCAGTGCCAGGATCTCAAGGTGATCGCCATCCTCGACAGCCACGGCCACGGTGACCACCAGTCCGCCGCGCCACAGTTGCGTGCCCGCCTGGGCGGCTCCCTGGAAGAACAGCAGGTAGACCACCTGGGTTGGCCCAGGCATGCAGCCCAGGGTCCCCTGGGGTTGCCGGCCCTGAAGCTTGGCGAGCAGTGGCTGAGCCGGCTGCCCACCCCGGGCCATACCGATGATGCCGTGGCCCTGCTCCTCTCCAAGGGCAGCGCCATCAAGGCCGCCTTCGTCGGCGATACGGTGCTGCACGGCGGCCTGGGCCGTACCGACTTCCCCAGTTCCGATGCCCACGCCCTCTTCCACAGCCTCAGGCTGCTGGCAGAAAAAATGCCGGCCAAGGCCTTGCTGCTGCCAGCCCACGACTACGACAACCTGCTGTTCACCTCTTTCGAGGCCGAGCAGCGTAACAACCCCTTGCTGGCCGAGGTGCTGGCCCCGGTCTCTACCTTGGACGAAGACACCTTCGCCGCCCGCAAGACGGCCCTGGATGACGCCCTGGAATGCCCCCAAAGTGCCAGCGAGATCCGCTGCGGCGTGACCCTGACCGACAGGGCCCTGCGCCCCGAGCAGGAGCTGAGCCTGGAGGATCTGGAGCGCATGCAATCACCTCTGCTGGTGGACGTGCGCGAAAGTCATGAACACCACCTGCAACACCTGGGCGGTGACGCCAGTGCCCCGCTGTCGCGCCTGGCCCAGTACCTGCTGGAGCAGGAGGAAGACAAGCCGCTGATCTGCTATTGCCGCAGCGGCTCCCGTTCCCAGGTGGCGGCGCTGGCCCTCACCCGCCTGGGACGCCAGGCCTACCACCTCAAGGGTGGCGTGGCCCTGAACCGCTGA
- a CDS encoding trimeric intracellular cation channel family protein, whose amino-acid sequence MLLTVLYIIGITAEAMTGALAAGRRNMDLFGVMIIASVTAIGGGSIRDILLGHYPLTWVAHPQYIAIVCCAALVATWIAPLMGRLRKVFLVLDALGLVVFSIIGVKVALGMEFGPGVAVMSAVITGVFGGIIRDMLCNRIPLVFQKELYAGVSLASAVIYLTLTAIGLPEMPATLITLVSGFTLRMVALRFNISLPVFQYHQPEHD is encoded by the coding sequence ATGCTGCTCACCGTCTTATACATCATAGGTATCACCGCCGAAGCCATGACCGGGGCCCTGGCCGCCGGTCGGCGCAACATGGATCTGTTCGGGGTGATGATCATCGCTTCGGTCACCGCCATCGGCGGCGGCTCCATCCGCGACATCCTCCTGGGCCATTATCCCCTGACCTGGGTGGCCCATCCCCAATACATCGCCATCGTCTGCTGTGCCGCCCTGGTGGCCACCTGGATAGCGCCGCTGATGGGCAGGCTGCGCAAGGTGTTCCTGGTGCTGGACGCCTTGGGCCTGGTGGTGTTTTCCATCATCGGCGTCAAGGTGGCCCTGGGCATGGAGTTCGGGCCTGGCGTGGCGGTGATGTCGGCGGTGATCACCGGCGTTTTCGGCGGCATCATCCGCGACATGCTGTGCAACCGCATCCCCCTGGTGTTCCAGAAGGAACTCTATGCCGGCGTGTCCCTGGCCTCGGCCGTCATTTACCTGACCCTTACCGCCATCGGCTTGCCGGAGATGCCGGCCACCCTCATCACCCTGGTCAGCGGTTTTACCCTGCGCATGGTGGCACTGCGGTTCAACATCAGCCTGCCGGTGTTCCAGTACCACCAGCCGGAACATGACTGA